A single genomic interval of Corvus cornix cornix isolate S_Up_H32 chromosome 1, ASM73873v5, whole genome shotgun sequence harbors:
- the FILIP1L gene encoding filamin A-interacting protein 1-like isoform X3 yields the protein MVVDEQQRLTEQLNQQSKKIQELTTSTEQAHEKLTFAEAKIQEEKQRSSRLEAELHTQSSKISQDQEAMMAKLTNEDSQNRQLRLKLTALSRQIDELEETNKSLQKAEEELQDLRDKINKGECGNATLMTEVEELRKRLLEMEGKDEELIKMEDQCRELNRKLEKEASQSKNLKGEVDKLNKRIMELEKLEDAFNKSKQECYSLKCNLEREKMLTKQLSHELDGLKARVGELEAIESKLEKTEFTLKEDLTKLKSLTVMLVDERKTMGEKIKQTEEKLQAVTSQLQVEQNKVMSVTEKLREESKKALKSKSDAEEKMSSVTKERDELKNKLKAEEEKGSDLVSKVNILSKRLQSLEDVEKEFLKNKRKESTKSSTSLQQENNIIKELSQEVERLKQKLKEMKSIEDDLMRTEDEFESLERKYVSERDRAKLLSEELEAVKMELARYKLTEKAESNQEQRLFKKLKEEEAKSSHLSREVDALKEKVHEYVATEDLICHLRGDHTVLQKKLLQQENKNRELAREMESLTKELERYRSFSKNVRPGLNGKKISDVPVFSKEIQTDPADNEPPDYKTLMPLERTVTNGQLYEDSDNEEEQTVSFKSNSSTANAANKKLWIPWMKSKESHPQNGKIHTKQNGKCAQTGDLVLSHTPGQPLHIKVTPDHGQNTATLEITSPTTESSHSYTSTAVIPNCGTPKQRITIIQNASLTPVKSKAGEGYMTPEHVISPITMTTFARSQTPESCGSLTPERTMSPLALPGSSSQEQTLSSEPLEMGAKHAVFRVSPDRQSSWQFQRSNSTGSSVITTEDNKIHIHLGSPYVQALTNSKPISPCNAVQDNRTPALANGLPTKPTNKITSSITITPTATPLPRQSQITITNTFRRSIPTRIPKPKPASTTKAPVKIPAGHLNKPLQDSPSGKIRIIRTVSKACLQGGGRRVHSNSLNGSTDNMWENSLHIGVSLRTAKS from the coding sequence ATGGTGGTGGATGAACAGCAAAGACTCACTGAGCAGTTGAAtcagcaaagtaaaaaaattcaagaattAACCACTTCTACAGAACAAGCACACGAAAAGCTGACTTTTGCTGAAGCAAAAAttcaagaagagaaacagagatcCAGCAGGCTGGAAGCTGAACTTCACACCCAGAGCAGTAAGATTTCCCAAGACCAAGAAGCAATGATGGCCAAACTAACCAATGAAGACAGTCAGAATCGCCAGCTCCGGCTAAAATTAACTGCTCTCAGCCGACAAATCgatgagctggaagagaccaACAAATCTTTACAAAAAGCCGAAGAAGAACTGCAAGACCTAAGGGACAAGATAAATAAGGGAGAGTGTGGGAACGCCACTCTTATGACTGAAGTAGAAGAACTACGGAAACGACTGCTGGAGatggaaggaaaagatgaagagCTCATAAAAATGGAAGATCAGTGCAGAGAACTTAATAGAAAGTTAGAAAAAGAAGCATCACAGAGCAAGAACCTTAAAGGGGAAGTTGATAAACTTAATAAAAGAATTATGGAGCTGGAGAAACTGGAAGATGCTTTCAACAAGAGTAAACAGGAATGTTACTCCCTGAAATGCAAcctagaaagagaaaaaatgttaacAAAGCAGTTGTCCCATGAGCTGGATGGTTTAAAAGCTAGAGTTGGTGAGCTTGAAGCAATTGAAAGCAAGTTAGAAAAAACTGAGTTTACACTTAAAGAAGATTTAACAAAGCTGAAGAGTCTAACAGTTATGCTTGTGGATGAAAGAAAAACTATGggtgaaaaaataaagcaaacagaagaaaagctgcaagCTGTGACTTCTCAGCTCCAGGTGGAGCAAAATAAAGTGATGTCAGTTACAGAAAAGCTGAGGGAGGAGAGTAAAAAGGCACTGAAATCGAAATctgatgcagaggaaaaaatgtccagtgttacaaaagaaagagatgaactgaaaaacaaactcaaagcagaagaggagaaaggaagtgATCTTGTTTCCAAAGTGAATATTCTAAGTAAAAGACTTCAGTCTCTGGAAGATGTTGAAAaagaatttcttaaaaataaacgTAAGGAGAGTACTAAATCTAGCACCTccttgcagcaggaaaacaacatAATCAAAGAGCTTTCCCAAGAAGTTGAGAGGCTTAAGCAGAAGCTCAAAGAAATGAAGTCCATAGAAGATGATCTTATGAGAACTGAAGATGAATTTGAGTCTCTAGAACGAAAATATGTCAGTGAACGGGACAGAGCCAAGCTCCTatcagaggagctggaggctgtgAAAATGGAATTGGCAAGGTATAAATTAACAGAAAAGGCAGAGTCCAATCAGGAGCAGCGCCTTTTTAAGAAACTCAAAGAAGAGGAAGCTAAATCGAGTCATCTTTCCAGAGAAGTAGATGCACTGAAAGAGAAAGTTCATGAATATGTGGCAACAGAAGACCTAATCTGTCACCTGCGAGGTGATCACACAGTTTTACAGAAGAAACTCCtccagcaagaaaacaaaaacagggaGTTAGCAAGAGAAATGGAAAGCCTCACGAAAGAACTGGAGAGGTACAGATCCTTCAGCAAGAACGTCAGGCCCGGTctcaatggaaagaaaatttcagatgtGCCagttttttctaaagaaatccAAACAGATCCCGCAGACAATGAGCCACCCGATTACAAAACCCTCATGCCTTTAGAGCGAACAGTCACCAACGGGCAGCTCTATGAAGACAGTGACAATGAGGAGGAACAAACAGTGTCTTTCAAAAGCAACTCATCCACCGCAAATGCcgcaaacaaaaaattatggATTCCTTGGATGAAGTCCAAAGAGAGCCATCCTCAAAATGGAAAGAtacacacaaagcaaaatggaaaGTGTGCACAGACTGGAGATCTAGTGCTAAGCCATACACCTGGCCAGCCCCTTCACATAAAAGTGACTCCAGACCATGGACAGAACACAGCAACCCTTGAAATAACCAGTCCTACCACTGAAAGCTCTCACTCCTACACAAGCACAGCAGTTATACCCAACTGTGGCACTCCAAAGCAAAGAATAACCATTATTCAAAATGCCTCCTTAACACCTGTAAAATCAAAAGCAGGAGAAGGTTACATGACCCCAGAGCATGTAATTTCTCCTATTACTATGACTACTTTTGCAAGATCTCAAACTCCTGAATCGTGTGGTTCTTTAACTCCTGAAAGAACAATGTCCCCTTTGGCTTTACCTGGCTCAAGCTCTCAGGAACAAACTCTCTCCTCGGAGCCTTTGGAAATGGGAGCCAAGCATGCTGTTTTTAGAGTATCCCCAGACAGGCAGTCATCATGGCAGTTTCAGAGATCTAACAGTACAGGATCGAGTGTAATAACTACTGAGGATAACAAAATCCACATTCATTTAGGAAGTCCTTACGTCCAAGCTCTCACCAATTCCAAGCCCATCAGCCCTTGTAATGCAGTGCAAGACAACAGAACTCCAGCACTAGCCAATGGCCTACCCACTAAGCCCACCAATAAAATCACCAGCAGTATTACTATCACACCAACAGCCACTCCTCTTCCACGGCAATCACAAATTACA